In Acidaminococcus fermentans DSM 20731, one genomic interval encodes:
- a CDS encoding ABC transporter substrate-binding protein has translation MKLLRILGILFLLLSAGCGPAAPEQGGYTVTDVRGKTVHLPRPPRKILTDSLHLDETLLTLVPADHLAGACYLDRESGISFIAEETRSVEPVLREVTPETVAGTKPDLFLASTWSDPGLIQKVEELGIPVVVCRGPVTLEEIRENVRLMARALDRETVGEKVLARMDDQLERTEKTLAALKEPEPVGMLVSLMSRYGGGGSLYDDLCRRAHVGNGLSRAGLQNGQPLTREAILQADPDFFLISLPYGEEKADYEKFQQQFFADPALQGLKGYDRRVALPDRYVYDASPMAVYGIQALANGAYGRPLFPLEREPLLKGY, from the coding sequence ATGAAACTGCTGCGGATCCTGGGGATCCTGTTCCTGCTGCTGTCTGCCGGATGCGGACCGGCCGCACCGGAACAGGGGGGCTATACGGTGACCGATGTGCGGGGAAAGACCGTGCATCTGCCCCGTCCGCCCCGGAAAATCCTTACCGACTCCCTCCATCTGGATGAGACCCTGCTGACCCTGGTGCCGGCGGATCATCTGGCCGGCGCCTGTTACCTGGACCGGGAGTCGGGGATTTCCTTCATTGCAGAAGAAACCCGGTCCGTGGAGCCGGTTCTCCGGGAGGTGACTCCGGAAACGGTGGCAGGGACCAAACCGGACCTGTTTCTTGCTTCCACCTGGTCCGACCCGGGGCTGATCCAGAAAGTGGAGGAACTGGGAATCCCGGTGGTGGTGTGCCGGGGTCCGGTGACCCTGGAAGAAATCCGGGAAAATGTCCGGCTGATGGCCCGGGCCCTGGACCGGGAAACGGTGGGGGAAAAAGTCCTGGCCCGGATGGATGACCAGCTGGAAAGGACGGAAAAGACCCTGGCCGCGCTGAAGGAGCCGGAACCGGTGGGAATGCTGGTTTCGCTCATGAGCCGGTATGGAGGCGGCGGATCCCTGTATGACGACCTGTGCCGCCGGGCCCATGTGGGCAACGGGCTGAGCCGGGCCGGTCTGCAGAACGGACAGCCCCTGACCCGGGAAGCCATCCTCCAGGCGGATCCGGATTTCTTCCTGATTTCCCTGCCCTATGGGGAGGAAAAAGCGGACTATGAGAAATTCCAGCAGCAGTTCTTTGCCGATCCGGCTCTCCAGGGACTGAAAGGGTATGACCGCCGGGTGGCCCTGCCGGACCGGTATGTGTATGATGCGTCCCCCATGGCGGTTTACGGTATCCAGGCCCTGGCCAACGGAGCCTATGGGAGACCGCTATTTCCCCTGGAACGGGAACCTCTGCTGAAAGGATACTGA
- a CDS encoding ABC transporter ATP-binding protein, whose protein sequence is MELTMAKGKVGYGGKTVLENLDLCLKPGDCLGLVGPNGAGKSTMLRTLAGILPLQAGALTLGDRPLGEWNRREWSRQVSYLPQERELPFGYTAESTVLMGRYPYLGWQQQEGSREKAQARACLGLFGLEKMAARPVTELSGGQRQRVLLARILIQQTPVVLLDEPTAELDLVYENTVLGLSRQLARAGRSVVLSLHDIGQAARYCTRLVLLGQGGMLAQGSPRDVLTEERLEAAYGVPFLVREQEGELTVRVRQDPDREAREEKWLEQILENREA, encoded by the coding sequence ATGGAACTGACAATGGCAAAAGGAAAGGTGGGCTATGGTGGGAAAACAGTCCTGGAGAATCTGGATCTGTGCCTGAAACCGGGAGACTGCCTCGGCCTTGTGGGACCCAACGGGGCCGGGAAAAGCACCATGCTGAGGACTTTGGCGGGGATCCTGCCTCTCCAGGCCGGAGCACTGACCCTGGGAGACCGGCCCCTGGGAGAATGGAACCGGCGGGAATGGAGCCGGCAGGTGTCCTATCTGCCCCAGGAAAGAGAACTGCCCTTTGGCTATACGGCGGAATCCACTGTGCTGATGGGCCGGTATCCCTATCTGGGCTGGCAGCAGCAGGAAGGCAGCCGGGAAAAAGCACAGGCCAGGGCCTGTCTCGGACTGTTCGGGCTGGAAAAAATGGCGGCACGGCCTGTCACGGAACTGTCCGGAGGGCAGCGGCAGCGGGTGCTGCTGGCCCGGATCCTGATCCAGCAGACCCCTGTGGTCCTGTTGGATGAACCTACGGCGGAACTGGATCTGGTCTATGAAAATACGGTACTGGGGCTGAGCCGGCAGCTGGCCCGTGCCGGACGGAGCGTGGTCCTGTCCCTCCACGATATCGGTCAGGCTGCCCGGTACTGTACCCGGCTTGTTTTGCTGGGGCAGGGAGGGATGCTGGCCCAGGGGTCCCCCCGGGACGTGCTGACGGAAGAAAGGCTGGAGGCGGCCTATGGGGTACCGTTCCTGGTGCGGGAACAGGAGGGTGAACTGACGGTCCGGGTCCGGCAGGATCCGGACCGGGAAGCCCGGGAAGAAAAATGGCTGGAGCAGATTTTGGAAAACAGGGAGGCATAA
- a CDS encoding MotA/TolQ/ExbB proton channel family protein: protein MIGWLEYGWMYFLRGGVVMWPLLLCSLVSLTLILERGAFFRREDSGRDYPRTFCRMVRQKQWQDLLAMSRRTRGAQAELGIRLLTAPPEAREKESYILGESQQLVSRFDKGLNYLSVIVTLAPILGLLGTITGMMSSFQALGDRWDNPLGVTAGVAEAMITTVFGLLIAIGTICFHTYFSQRVNTVLEEVEQMDNAFMENAGDMPREGGKRV from the coding sequence ATGATTGGATGGCTGGAGTATGGATGGATGTATTTTCTGCGGGGCGGGGTGGTGATGTGGCCCCTGCTTCTGTGTTCGCTGGTTTCTCTGACCCTCATCCTGGAACGGGGGGCTTTTTTCCGGCGGGAAGATTCCGGCAGGGACTATCCCCGCACCTTCTGCCGGATGGTGCGGCAGAAACAATGGCAGGACCTGCTGGCAATGAGCCGCCGGACCCGGGGTGCCCAGGCGGAACTGGGAATCCGGCTGCTGACGGCTCCGCCGGAGGCCCGGGAGAAGGAAAGTTATATCCTGGGAGAAAGCCAGCAGCTGGTAAGCCGTTTTGACAAAGGGCTGAACTACCTGTCCGTCATCGTTACCCTGGCACCCATCCTGGGACTCCTGGGCACCATTACCGGCATGATGTCCTCTTTCCAGGCCCTGGGGGACCGGTGGGACAATCCCCTGGGGGTTACAGCCGGGGTGGCGGAAGCCATGATCACCACTGTGTTCGGCCTGCTGATCGCCATTGGGACCATCTGCTTCCACACCTATTTTTCCCAACGGGTGAATACGGTGCTGGAAGAAGTGGAACAGATGGACAATGCCTTTATGGAAAACGCCGGGGATATGCCCCGTGAGGGAGGGAAGAGAGTATGA
- a CDS encoding ExbD/TolR family protein produces MIHLHRSGGEKHPSIQISPMIDMVFLLLIFFIVCTMYMTQQKGVPVELPAGRGQLQQKAQVEVTLPRDGTIWYQDHPVTVEELVREAAAAARENPHQTINLRADKEVSYGRVMGIMGELKRAGLEEFSLSVSTGEAHG; encoded by the coding sequence ATGATCCATCTCCATCGGTCAGGGGGAGAGAAACATCCCTCCATCCAGATTTCACCCATGATCGATATGGTGTTCCTGCTGCTGATTTTTTTCATCGTCTGTACCATGTACATGACCCAGCAGAAGGGTGTACCGGTGGAACTGCCGGCAGGACGGGGACAGCTGCAGCAGAAAGCCCAGGTGGAAGTGACCCTGCCCAGGGACGGGACTATCTGGTACCAGGATCATCCGGTGACTGTGGAGGAACTGGTCCGGGAAGCGGCTGCGGCGGCCAGGGAAAACCCCCATCAGACCATAAACCTGCGGGCGGACAAGGAAGTCAGCTATGGCCGGGTCATGGGAATCATGGGGGAACTGAAACGGGCGGGACTGGAAGAATTTTCCCTTTCCGTTTCCACAGGTGAAGCCCATGGCTAA
- a CDS encoding energy transducer TonB, which yields MAKPEWNRYFSLSLLAHLLILSLGGALLYAHRSLPETPQESIRVHLAGPDRGRGNAGTPGKGKDSAAQQGNGTAHAGTGEQDRLLEQLMEAPSRVNDRGEVERPERNGAQESGGEQAGVSPSSGGSGETGGSGNLAGNGQGNGSGGPGAGDGSGASQGGGESLEDRSRDASLESYSKIYPQAARASGEEGTAQVGVEISAGGEVLSAWLESSTGYDRLDRAALKSARQWTFSPALDAAGHPVPSRKSVTVVYFLTE from the coding sequence ATGGCTAAGCCGGAATGGAACCGGTATTTCAGCCTGTCCCTGCTGGCCCATCTGCTGATCCTGTCCTTGGGAGGGGCCCTGCTTTATGCCCATCGGTCCCTGCCGGAAACGCCGCAGGAATCCATCCGGGTCCATCTGGCGGGGCCGGACAGAGGCAGGGGAAATGCCGGAACCCCGGGAAAAGGAAAGGATTCCGCAGCACAGCAGGGAAACGGGACGGCCCATGCCGGGACCGGAGAACAGGACAGGCTGTTGGAACAGCTGATGGAAGCCCCCAGCCGGGTCAATGACCGGGGTGAAGTGGAGCGCCCGGAAAGGAACGGCGCACAGGAATCGGGAGGAGAGCAGGCTGGGGTCAGTCCTTCTTCTGGCGGATCCGGAGAAACTGGGGGAAGCGGGAACCTGGCAGGAAACGGACAGGGGAACGGTTCCGGCGGTCCTGGTGCAGGGGATGGATCCGGAGCATCCCAGGGCGGCGGGGAAAGCCTGGAGGACCGGAGCCGTGATGCCAGTCTGGAAAGCTACAGCAAAATCTATCCCCAGGCCGCCCGGGCTTCGGGAGAAGAAGGGACGGCCCAGGTGGGGGTTGAAATCAGTGCCGGAGGAGAGGTGCTGTCCGCCTGGCTGGAAAGCAGCACCGGCTATGACCGTCTGGACCGGGCCGCTTTGAAAAGTGCCCGGCAGTGGACATTTTCCCCGGCCCTGGATGCAGCCGGACATCCTGTGCCTTCCCGGAAAAGCGTCACCGTGGTGTATTTCCTTACGGAGTAG
- a CDS encoding RsiV family protein, translating to MVQKKIRTLACSTLLAGLWMLMGAGAAQAQPATASEAAHHVIEQELQSHVPGQAVYARNGVVIRSGILGEKDLLIHYPQVRVMGNPQASRKISRYFAKQANLSRENYNKANTMEEKLTSRVDFQVSYHGNRYLSFQTYGYDYVERAAHPTSWELGKTFDLTTGERVPWQKVIRQDLRDQFTLKKINEALWNTEYGKGHYFFQDFKGLEKLPENYYLDEKGHVHFVFGQYEIAPYAVGIIDLNMGLGV from the coding sequence ATGGTCCAGAAGAAAATCCGTACCCTTGCCTGCAGCACCCTGCTGGCAGGATTGTGGATGCTGATGGGAGCGGGGGCTGCCCAGGCGCAGCCGGCCACCGCCTCGGAAGCCGCCCACCATGTAATCGAACAGGAGCTCCAGAGCCATGTGCCCGGACAGGCTGTGTATGCCCGGAACGGAGTGGTGATCCGGAGTGGGATCCTGGGGGAAAAAGACCTGCTGATCCATTATCCCCAGGTAAGAGTCATGGGAAATCCCCAGGCATCCAGGAAGATTTCCCGGTATTTTGCAAAGCAGGCCAATCTGTCCCGGGAAAACTACAACAAGGCCAATACCATGGAAGAAAAACTGACTTCCCGGGTGGATTTCCAGGTAAGTTACCATGGAAACCGGTATCTGTCCTTCCAGACGTATGGCTATGACTATGTGGAACGGGCGGCCCATCCCACCAGCTGGGAACTGGGGAAGACCTTTGATCTGACCACCGGGGAACGGGTACCCTGGCAGAAAGTCATCCGTCAGGATCTGCGGGATCAGTTTACCCTGAAGAAAATCAATGAAGCCCTCTGGAATACGGAATATGGGAAAGGTCATTATTTCTTCCAGGATTTCAAGGGCCTGGAAAAACTGCCGGAAAACTATTATCTGGACGAAAAGGGCCATGTCCATTTTGTCTTTGGACAATACGAAATCGCCCCCTATGCGGTGGGGATCATCGATCTGAATATGGGGCTGGGAGTGTAA
- a CDS encoding M48 family metallopeptidase, whose product MKLWKKELMGCALAGLVGLGTAFGAVPASQAEAGGVLVDVLGTAIAGTMYRDKVMGVYKTYNNTDKGRQEWFEHMKEEEGVVDNEYLNSRLDTIMANVTAGIGAVDPTVYKKPYHYFISPHDDANAYCTIGHNVNVYKGIFNLFPTDDEIAVVIGHELGHGQKDHPIQGVKKSLNAAVLAEMANAATGGIASGAIGQLYTYTRNVHLSKPMEWEADNLAFDYITHTNYNPGATAAVWQRFLEKYGNMNVHWSDHPTCTERRENYVKKLNAWSNKHVDDKDGVVYVNKKEFITPSATGSMSSKERSYFVMGNLAAVYHNNKTAPEAYANGDTVMMGEQPIMTSTGDDPTAEELAAKLNRIK is encoded by the coding sequence ATGAAACTGTGGAAGAAGGAACTGATGGGGTGTGCCCTGGCAGGACTGGTGGGGCTGGGGACTGCATTTGGAGCCGTACCGGCTTCTCAGGCGGAAGCCGGCGGCGTGCTGGTGGATGTGCTGGGAACCGCCATTGCCGGGACTATGTACCGGGACAAGGTCATGGGGGTCTACAAGACGTACAACAACACCGACAAAGGCCGGCAGGAATGGTTCGAACATATGAAGGAAGAAGAAGGGGTGGTGGACAATGAGTATCTGAACAGCCGTCTGGATACCATTATGGCCAACGTAACCGCGGGAATCGGGGCCGTGGATCCTACGGTATACAAGAAACCCTATCATTATTTCATCAGCCCCCATGATGATGCCAACGCGTACTGCACCATCGGACACAATGTGAATGTATACAAGGGGATCTTCAATCTGTTCCCCACCGATGATGAAATCGCAGTGGTGATTGGCCATGAACTGGGCCATGGCCAGAAAGACCATCCCATCCAGGGCGTGAAAAAATCCCTGAATGCAGCGGTACTGGCAGAGATGGCCAATGCAGCCACCGGAGGTATAGCCAGCGGAGCCATTGGACAGCTGTATACCTATACCCGGAACGTCCATTTGTCCAAACCCATGGAATGGGAAGCGGACAATCTGGCTTTTGACTATATCACCCACACCAATTACAATCCGGGCGCCACGGCAGCCGTATGGCAGCGGTTCCTGGAAAAATATGGGAATATGAACGTCCATTGGAGCGACCATCCCACCTGTACCGAACGGCGGGAGAACTACGTGAAAAAACTCAACGCCTGGAGCAACAAACATGTGGATGACAAAGACGGCGTGGTGTATGTGAACAAGAAAGAATTCATCACCCCCAGCGCCACCGGCTCCATGTCCAGCAAGGAACGGTCCTACTTCGTCATGGGGAATCTGGCCGCCGTGTACCACAACAACAAGACGGCCCCGGAAGCTTATGCCAATGGAGATACAGTGATGATGGGAGAACAGCCTATTATGACCAGTACCGGGGATGATCCTACGGCAGAAGAATTGGCAGCCAAACTGAATCGAATCAAATGA